The DNA region CTCTCTTTTTTTGCTATATCCACACGCAGTGCTTTAATTAATCCATAACAAGCAATTAATAATACAATAGCAAATGGTAAGGCACTAGCAATAGTCATTGTTTGTAAAGCACTAAGCCCTCCAGCTAAAATTAAAATTGAAGCAACTACTCCTTCTCCAACTGCCCAATAAACTCTTTGCCATATTGGAGTATTATCGTTACCATTTGAACAAAGCATATCAATTACCATTGAACCTGAGTCTGAAGATGTAACAAAAAATACAATTACCATAACAGTTGCAATAATTGAAGTTAAACCACTAAAACTAAAATGTTCTAAAAATGCAAATATTGCAATTGGTACATTACTTTTAACAATTTCTCCAAATGAAGTTAATCCATCATTTAGTATTAGACTAATTGCAGAGTTACCAAAAAAAGTCATCCACATTAAAGTAAAACCTGTTGGTACAAGTAATACACCTAATGTAAATTCTCTAATTGTTCTACCTCTACTAATTCTTGCAATAAAAAGACCAACGAAAGGAGACCAAGAAATCCACCAAGCCCAATAAAGAATAGTCCATCCACCAAGCCAATCGGTTTTTTGATAAGCAAATAGATTAAATGTACTTTTTAATAAATTAGAAGCATAATCTCCAATGTTTTGAACATAAGCTTGAAGTAAAAAAATAGTATGACCTGCAACTAAAACAAATAGTAAAAGTAATACTGCTAAAACAAGATTAATTTCAGATAATATTTTGATTCCTTTATCAAGACCTGTTGTAACAGAAAGAGTTGCAAGTGCTGTAATACTTATAATTAAAATTACTTGAGATATTGAATTTACAGGAACTCCCCATAAGTAATTTAATCCCGTATTTACTTGTAAAACACCATAACCAAGAGATGTTGCAATACCAAATAGTGTTCCAATTACTGCAAAAATATCAACTGCATGACCAATTGGTCCATAAATTTTATCTCCAATTAATGGATATAAAGCTGATCTTAGTGTTAAAGGTAGATTGTGTCTATAACTAAAAAATGCAAGTATAATTGCAACAATTGCATAAATTGCCCATGCGTGTAAACCCCAGTGAAAAAATGTAATTCTTAGTGCTTCTTTTGCAGATTCTATAGTGCTTCCATCACCAACTGGTGGATTTAAGAAGTGCATTACAGGTTCAGCTACACCAAAAAACATAAGTCCAATACCCATTCCCGCTGAAAACAGCATGGCAAACCATGACATATAAGAATAATCAGCAGTTGAGTGGTCTGGACCTAGTTTTATATCCCCATATTTTGATAAAGCAAGATAAAAAACTGTAATTAAAATAATAGCTACTGTTAATACATAAAACCAACTACCATTTTGTACAATTACATCTTGTAAACTTTTAAAAAATTTATCAGCAACTTTTGGAAATATTGAAGCAAATATTGACAATGCTGCAATTAGTGCTGAGGAGATAAAAAAAACATGTTTATTTAGTTTTGAACTCATCAAAATCCTTTATATAGTTTTTTTCATTA from Malaciobacter molluscorum LMG 25693 includes:
- a CDS encoding BCCT family transporter, translating into MSSKLNKHVFFISSALIAALSIFASIFPKVADKFFKSLQDVIVQNGSWFYVLTVAIILITVFYLALSKYGDIKLGPDHSTADYSYMSWFAMLFSAGMGIGLMFFGVAEPVMHFLNPPVGDGSTIESAKEALRITFFHWGLHAWAIYAIVAIILAFFSYRHNLPLTLRSALYPLIGDKIYGPIGHAVDIFAVIGTLFGIATSLGYGVLQVNTGLNYLWGVPVNSISQVILIISITALATLSVTTGLDKGIKILSEINLVLAVLLLLFVLVAGHTIFLLQAYVQNIGDYASNLLKSTFNLFAYQKTDWLGGWTILYWAWWISWSPFVGLFIARISRGRTIREFTLGVLLVPTGFTLMWMTFFGNSAISLILNDGLTSFGEIVKSNVPIAIFAFLEHFSFSGLTSIIATVMVIVFFVTSSDSGSMVIDMLCSNGNDNTPIWQRVYWAVGEGVVASILILAGGLSALQTMTIASALPFAIVLLIACYGLIKALRVDIAKKESLQYNTTQITTTNNSTDWDTRLSNIINYPSKDNVKNFINKVAKPALTDVAEELKKHELDVAITETNEGVSLTVYLGEESNFGENKNFIYKVKIVARVKPSFAVDEKAEDERTEDELYYCAVVHLIEGGQDYDIMGWSKDGIRNDIVDHYQKHMHFIHLLS